One Poecilia reticulata strain Guanapo linkage group LG4, Guppy_female_1.0+MT, whole genome shotgun sequence genomic window carries:
- the nipa2 gene encoding magnesium transporter NIPA2 isoform X2, with translation MGQDRGKYDFYIGLALAISSSIFIGGSFILKKKGLLRLAKKGSMRAGQGGHAYLKEWLWWAGLLSMGAGEAANFAAYAFAPATLVTPLGALSVLVSAVLSSYFLTERLNLHGKLGCLLSILGSTTMVIHAPKEEEIDSLEAMAKKLVDPGFLFFATLVIIVALIFIFVVSPRHGQTNILVYITICSVIGALSVSCVKGLGIAIKEGIAGVNVFKNPLAWILLLGLVGCVSTQINYLNKALDIFNTSLVTPIYYVFFTTSVLTCSAILFKEWEHMGAGDVIGTLSGFLTIIVGIFLLHAFKDISVSLATLAVSIRKEERGGAPAANGSAAHTNYELLQDESSEDMEDRGLPFDSISRRNGAMTSSLDV, from the exons ATGGGTCAGGACCGGGGGAAGTACGATTTCTACATCGGCCTGGCTTTGGCCATCAGCTCCAGCATCTTCATCGGTGGAAGCTTCATCCTGAAGAAGAAAGGTCTTCTGAGGCTGGCTAAGAAGGGATCGATGCGGGCAG GGCAGGGCGGTCATGCGTATCTTAAAGAATGGTTGTGGTGGGCTGGTTTACTGTCAA TGGGTGCTGGGGAAGCAGCCAACTTCGCAGCATATGCTTTTGCCCCTGCCACCCTGGTCACGCCCCTGGGAGCCCTCAGCGTGCTCGTCAG tGCTGTGCTGTCCTCATATTTCCTGACTGAGCGGTTAAACCTGCACGGGAAGCTGGGCTGCCTGCTGAGCATCCTCGGCTCCACCACCATGGTCATTCATGCGCCGAAGGAGGAGGAGATCGACAGCCTGGAGGCCATGGCCAAGAAGCTGGTCGACCCAG ggtttttGTTCTTCGCCACTCTTGTCATCATTGTGGCTCTCATCTTCATCTTTGTGGTCTCCCCACGCCACGGTCAGACCAACATCCTGGTTTACATCACCATCTGCTCCGTGATCGGGGCGCTCTCCGTGTCCTGCGTCAAAGGACTGGGCATCGCCATCAAGGAGGGCATCGCCGGCGTCAACGTGTTTAAGAACCCCCTGGCCTGGATCCTCCTCCTGGGCCTGGTGGGCTGTGTGAGCACGCAGATCAACTACCTGAACAAGGCCCTGGACATCTTCAACACCTCGCTGGTGACGCCCATCTACTACGTGTTCTTCACCACGTCCGTGCTCACCTGCTCCGCCATCCTCTTCAAAGAGTGGGAGCACATGGGCGCCGGCGACGTGATCGGCACCCTCAGCGGCTTCCTCACCATCATCGTGGGCATCTTCCTGCTGCACGCCTTCAAAGACATCAGCGTCAGCCTGGCGACGCTGGCCGTGTCCATCAGGAAGGAGGAACGCGGCGGCGCCCCGGCGGCCAACGGCTCGGCCGCGCACACCAACTATGAACTGCTGCAGGACGAGTCCTCAGAGGACATGGAGGACAGGGGTTTGCCTTTCGACAGCATCTCCAGGAGGAACGGAGCAATGACTTCCTCTTTagatgtttaa
- the nipa2 gene encoding magnesium transporter NIPA2 isoform X1: MDFFNASGYGFPLCNVSCAAGCQSCSFGEHLPCLVVDVKNHSNTSRITMGQDRGKYDFYIGLALAISSSIFIGGSFILKKKGLLRLAKKGSMRAGQGGHAYLKEWLWWAGLLSMGAGEAANFAAYAFAPATLVTPLGALSVLVSAVLSSYFLTERLNLHGKLGCLLSILGSTTMVIHAPKEEEIDSLEAMAKKLVDPGFLFFATLVIIVALIFIFVVSPRHGQTNILVYITICSVIGALSVSCVKGLGIAIKEGIAGVNVFKNPLAWILLLGLVGCVSTQINYLNKALDIFNTSLVTPIYYVFFTTSVLTCSAILFKEWEHMGAGDVIGTLSGFLTIIVGIFLLHAFKDISVSLATLAVSIRKEERGGAPAANGSAAHTNYELLQDESSEDMEDRGLPFDSISRRNGAMTSSLDV, encoded by the exons ATGGATTTCTTCAACGCGTCAGGTTATGGTTTTCCGCTGTGTAATGTGTCCTGTGCCGCCG GTTGCCAGAGCTGCTCCTTTGGTGAGCATCTTCCCTGCTTGGTGGTAGATGTGAAAAATCACTCCAACACATCCAGGATCACCATGGGTCAGGACCGGGGGAAGTACGATTTCTACATCGGCCTGGCTTTGGCCATCAGCTCCAGCATCTTCATCGGTGGAAGCTTCATCCTGAAGAAGAAAGGTCTTCTGAGGCTGGCTAAGAAGGGATCGATGCGGGCAG GGCAGGGCGGTCATGCGTATCTTAAAGAATGGTTGTGGTGGGCTGGTTTACTGTCAA TGGGTGCTGGGGAAGCAGCCAACTTCGCAGCATATGCTTTTGCCCCTGCCACCCTGGTCACGCCCCTGGGAGCCCTCAGCGTGCTCGTCAG tGCTGTGCTGTCCTCATATTTCCTGACTGAGCGGTTAAACCTGCACGGGAAGCTGGGCTGCCTGCTGAGCATCCTCGGCTCCACCACCATGGTCATTCATGCGCCGAAGGAGGAGGAGATCGACAGCCTGGAGGCCATGGCCAAGAAGCTGGTCGACCCAG ggtttttGTTCTTCGCCACTCTTGTCATCATTGTGGCTCTCATCTTCATCTTTGTGGTCTCCCCACGCCACGGTCAGACCAACATCCTGGTTTACATCACCATCTGCTCCGTGATCGGGGCGCTCTCCGTGTCCTGCGTCAAAGGACTGGGCATCGCCATCAAGGAGGGCATCGCCGGCGTCAACGTGTTTAAGAACCCCCTGGCCTGGATCCTCCTCCTGGGCCTGGTGGGCTGTGTGAGCACGCAGATCAACTACCTGAACAAGGCCCTGGACATCTTCAACACCTCGCTGGTGACGCCCATCTACTACGTGTTCTTCACCACGTCCGTGCTCACCTGCTCCGCCATCCTCTTCAAAGAGTGGGAGCACATGGGCGCCGGCGACGTGATCGGCACCCTCAGCGGCTTCCTCACCATCATCGTGGGCATCTTCCTGCTGCACGCCTTCAAAGACATCAGCGTCAGCCTGGCGACGCTGGCCGTGTCCATCAGGAAGGAGGAACGCGGCGGCGCCCCGGCGGCCAACGGCTCGGCCGCGCACACCAACTATGAACTGCTGCAGGACGAGTCCTCAGAGGACATGGAGGACAGGGGTTTGCCTTTCGACAGCATCTCCAGGAGGAACGGAGCAATGACTTCCTCTTTagatgtttaa
- the nipa1 gene encoding magnesium transporter NIPA1 isoform X2, with translation MADNSGLTGAPLGIAIAVISSFINGSTFVLQKKGILRSRDKGCSYLTDVVWCSGTLCMIIGQVGNFLAYNLAPAVIVTPLGALGVLFGAVLASWILEERLNVLGKLGCIICCCGSVVLIIHAPKAVATSRQELEDGLSDPVFVTYILLVVLTLVALIVWVAPAHGTSNIMVYVAICSLLGSFTVPSSKGLGLVAPDVFGEGQSSVGTVALFLGLLGALAVSILIQFFFINKALECYSSNIFEAIYYVTFTSTVIFASALLFKEWMGLTVTDSFAMLCGLTTVCVGVILLRISQEAVITWKEKKEGKKTD, from the exons ATGGCCGATAACTCAGGGCTGACTGGAGCTCCGCTGGGGATAGCAATAGCCGTAATATCAAGCTTTATTAATGGCTCGACATTTGTGCTTCAGAAAAAGGGAATACTGCGTTCTCGTGACAAAG GGTGTTCGTACCTTACAGATGTGGTGTGGTGCAGTGGAACGCTGTGCA TGATCATTGGTCAAGTTGGGAATTTCCTGGCGTATAACCTGGCCCCTGCTGTGATTGTTACACCTTTAGGGGCCCTTGGAGTACTGTTTGG AGCAGTCCTGGCTTCTTGGATCCTGGAGGAGCGTCTAAACGTCCTGGGGAAGCTCGGCTGCATCATCTGCTGCTGCGGCTCCGTCGTGCTCATCATTCATGCCCCTAAAGCGGTGGCAACGTCCAGGCAGGAGCTTGAAGACGGACTGTCAGATCCAG TGTTTGTAACCTACATCCTGCTTGTGGTGCTGACCCTGGTCGCCCTGATCGTGTGGGTCGCTCCAGCTCACGGGACGTCCAACATCATGGTGTACGTCGCCATATGTTCGCTTCTGGGAAGCTTCACCGTCCCAAGCAGCAAAGGACTCGGCCTGGTGGCTCCTGATGTGTTCGGCGAAGGACAGTCAAGCGTCGGCACCGTGGCTCTCTTCCTTGGCCTGCTGGGGGCGCTGGCGGTCAGCATACTGATCCAGTTCTTCTTCATCAATAAGGCCTTGGAGTGCTACAGCTCCAACATATTTGAAGCGATATACTACGTGACGTTCACGTCCACCGTGATTTTCGCTTCTGCCCTTCTGTTCAAGGAGTGGATGGGACTCACGGTCACCGACAGCTTCGCCATGCTCTGCGGCCTGACAACGGTGTGCGTGGGAGTGATACTCCTTCGAATCTCCCAGGAAGCTGTGATTACCtggaaggagaaaaaggaagggAAAAAGACAGACTAA
- the nipa1 gene encoding magnesium transporter NIPA1 isoform X1 has translation MADNSGLTGAPLGIAIAVISSFINGSTFVLQKKGILRSRDKGGAVRGHSCLAGCSYLTDVVWCSGTLCMIIGQVGNFLAYNLAPAVIVTPLGALGVLFGAVLASWILEERLNVLGKLGCIICCCGSVVLIIHAPKAVATSRQELEDGLSDPVFVTYILLVVLTLVALIVWVAPAHGTSNIMVYVAICSLLGSFTVPSSKGLGLVAPDVFGEGQSSVGTVALFLGLLGALAVSILIQFFFINKALECYSSNIFEAIYYVTFTSTVIFASALLFKEWMGLTVTDSFAMLCGLTTVCVGVILLRISQEAVITWKEKKEGKKTD, from the exons ATGGCCGATAACTCAGGGCTGACTGGAGCTCCGCTGGGGATAGCAATAGCCGTAATATCAAGCTTTATTAATGGCTCGACATTTGTGCTTCAGAAAAAGGGAATACTGCGTTCTCGTGACAAAG GCGGCGCAGTCAGAGGTCATTCATGTCTTGCAGGGTGTTCGTACCTTACAGATGTGGTGTGGTGCAGTGGAACGCTGTGCA TGATCATTGGTCAAGTTGGGAATTTCCTGGCGTATAACCTGGCCCCTGCTGTGATTGTTACACCTTTAGGGGCCCTTGGAGTACTGTTTGG AGCAGTCCTGGCTTCTTGGATCCTGGAGGAGCGTCTAAACGTCCTGGGGAAGCTCGGCTGCATCATCTGCTGCTGCGGCTCCGTCGTGCTCATCATTCATGCCCCTAAAGCGGTGGCAACGTCCAGGCAGGAGCTTGAAGACGGACTGTCAGATCCAG TGTTTGTAACCTACATCCTGCTTGTGGTGCTGACCCTGGTCGCCCTGATCGTGTGGGTCGCTCCAGCTCACGGGACGTCCAACATCATGGTGTACGTCGCCATATGTTCGCTTCTGGGAAGCTTCACCGTCCCAAGCAGCAAAGGACTCGGCCTGGTGGCTCCTGATGTGTTCGGCGAAGGACAGTCAAGCGTCGGCACCGTGGCTCTCTTCCTTGGCCTGCTGGGGGCGCTGGCGGTCAGCATACTGATCCAGTTCTTCTTCATCAATAAGGCCTTGGAGTGCTACAGCTCCAACATATTTGAAGCGATATACTACGTGACGTTCACGTCCACCGTGATTTTCGCTTCTGCCCTTCTGTTCAAGGAGTGGATGGGACTCACGGTCACCGACAGCTTCGCCATGCTCTGCGGCCTGACAACGGTGTGCGTGGGAGTGATACTCCTTCGAATCTCCCAGGAAGCTGTGATTACCtggaaggagaaaaaggaagggAAAAAGACAGACTAA